The sequence GAAGACAAAGCAATTCAAAGATCTCAAATCATTCACATcaccccctttttttttctgaaacaatGAATAATTATAAACTGAGCATCTACTTAAACCGGAGGAAGCAAGTAGGACCCGGCCCAGTCCTTTTGTTTGAGGAAGCAGCTGCTAGGTTTAGATTCTTTTTGTTTCAACTAGAGATTGTAGATTGTGATTCATAGTATgtaagttgaaacaaacaggctcTCATCATAATCTAACAATTCAGCCCTTAGATTGTAATAATTTAGCAATTCGGGTTTCACAACCTTCTACAGATTGTACAATCTAGCTTCTTacaatctaaaatttataaGTTGTTTTTCACAATCTATAGCTTATGGCATGAGATCAAGGAGCTAGAAGAAATGTTTACTAGTTTTACTATTTCAGTTGTAAAAAGAGACAAACTCCGCAGCACAGTGTTGTGCGAGAATGCCTTCCCATGATAATCTGGTGTGTACCTAGAAGGATTCCATCCCCTGCTGGCTTAAGGGAGGTGGCAACTCGTGATTGTAATCCTGACTTACACGAACAAAGCTCCTGTGATCTGctcgtaaaaaaaaaacatttaactAAGACAAGTTGTAACCACTTCGGTACTTGCATTATTCCAAGTCAACAAGCTCCATTAGTTTCACTGGCTTTTTAAAGCCTCCACTTGATCTCCACATGAAACACCGCTAACGTGCATGCTATTAAGATAAAGAAGCACTGCATGGCCTCAAACACTATAAATACTCATGCGGCCTTTCACTCGGAGCTCATCTCAACTTAGACTCTCTAGCAGTAGCTCACAATGGCAGGCACTAAGCTGGTAGCACTTGGGTTCATTGTCCTCATTAGCATTGGACTAGCCAATGCTGTGAGGGTGGCTAGATACTCCAGTGCTGATGGAACGGGCacaggagagggagggggcggTGGGTATGTGAATGGTGGGGGCTCAGGGTCTGGTACTGGCACCGGATCCGGTGACAGCAGCGCAAATGGTGCCCATGCAACTGCtggaggcggtggtggagggggTGGCAGTAGCCAATACGGCGGGTCTGGATCAGGTTCAGGATCCGGATCAGGTTCAGGTTCTAGTCAATATAGTCAAGGACCGTATTCTGGTTATGGTGGATCTTCTAGCGCTGGTGGtaccggtggtgggggtggtggAGGACAAGCTGGAGGTTACTCGGGATCTAGTGGTCATGGGGCTGGTACTGGCACCGGATCTGGCTCTAGCTCCGCCAATAACGACTGGAATGGAAGTTCTGGAAGTGCAAATGCTAATGGCAATGGTGGTGGCAATGGTGGTGGTGAGAATGGTGGGACTGGCGATGGTAATGGAGGTGGATCTGGGTATGGTGATGCCAAACCCTAGTTTGTCCTTCCTAGACAATCTAAAGGTGGAGCCCAACTTTTATTGTTTGAGGTAGTATAATCTGTTTAGTTTCTTTTGTACGGGATATTGTGCTTTTGTTATAAACAAATTAATAAAGGGCTCCGCTGAACTTAGTAAATGTAGCAGTTGAAGTATAAGGTGCAAATTACATGGAGACATTGTAACCGTGTCAGCTTATCAATGAAATAATATATACTTCTTTAGTTCTTTGTCATTTGCGCACTATGTTTGGATGTTTCTTATAAATCTATATTATTTACTTAAAGTAGAAAATCCATGTGTTCTATTTAACCACACACTTCTAACTCTCTTCGTCGACCCTTGGTTTGCACTTAGATGTGCTGCGCAATTCACCTCTCTAGGTACAAACATTAGATCCAATCCAAGGAAGGCACACATTCGCTATCCACCTACCTGGAGTTCTGAGAAAGACAATGATCACCGCACTTTGTTTGGTGGAATCCTTGGCCTTTTCCGCCAGGAGCACACCCGCACCCCTGACCTCCAACTAGGTTTCTCAAATGTTCGGTCCACACCTGTGCAACCGCTTCGCCGCCGCACCCGTAAggcccgccgccgccaaggAGTCCACTGCAACGCTCTCTCCTTCGGTTGACCACCTTCCCATTTTGGCCGGCCATCTCCTTCACTGGCAAGTTCCCTCCCTTTGCTCTGGCCTTCTCTCCACCGCCGgtgcctctctctcccctttaGTCTcgctccctctcttcctctctgcgAGCCACATGGGCAAAAGCACTAGGCATGCCATTGACCTCCCATCCAAGAAGATGAGCTCCTCCACAtgccgcccctctctctctctcccttccttcGGCTTCCCTCTGGTGCTGGAAGAGAAGCACGTCCTGGTGATCGACGACAGCTCCATCGACCGGGCTGTCATCGCCAAGATCCTCCGCAGCTCCAAATACAAAGGTCGATGATTATCTTTTATTGATTCAATtcacatattattttctccataGCCAACCGAGCCACACCGCCAATTTCCCCCACCACCAAGGTTCGCCGCAGCCATGAAGCCCCAAAACGCCGTTGGCCCACTCCCAAGcttctttgcctcatccaaCACATTGTTGGGCTCCTCTGCGATGTGTTTTTGCTCACGCACACTTTAGCTTTCTTCAGGACCGACGATGGCACGACCGTCCATGGAAGCCCAGCGCCACTGTCCTTCGGTGCTCGCCGCCGACCAAGTTCTGGCCACGCCCGCCAAAAGCTGGGCCTACTATTGAGTTCACCATCGCGTGCTGCCACCTCCAATGCAGGTCAACGGTCGCGCCGACCAAAAGTTCGCTGCCTACGAGCGCGGCCAGAGCCGCCATGGCCGTGCTTCGGCTTTGTGTGGCCGACAAGCAGGACCCACGTGCTAGTTGACTAAGTCAAGGTGAAGCAAGGGCCCACTGTCATGGTAGGGGCTGATCTGTTGTGTGTAGAAATGGTTTTAGAGCTTAATTTAATTAGGAAATTTTAGAAATCCAACACTCTTAGAATCTAGGGTGCCAAACAATCATAAGCTTTTAAACCATCAACTTTCCACAATCCAACTTTACACAATCTAAAATACAAAAACTGCTTTTCAAAAtccacagctgaaacaaacagtctTAGTGCAAGTGGTGAGATATTGATGTTCTCTACCTCTACGTGATGATACACCTTGCCCTATACAGCTGTACGTATTTCTCCAATACGTAGATCGATGGCAGTCCGATCTTGGTCAGACAGATATTGAACTCAGCTCAAATCCTTAAAACGGTAGTCTAATCCAAGGGTACCCGTACAAACCTGAAATCACGGGCTCCCCCCAAATGTTAGAACTGTCTAAAGTAGAAACTTCGAACTCAAAATTAAGATATTTGAACCAATAAACCTAAATCAAATTACAACTTTGAACAACTAATTATCACTCTTTTACACTATAAAAATCAACTTTAAACTTGAATCGGTGGGGACTTCGAACACACAACAcacattttttaataaaataatgcCAACCTGTGCACCAAGCATGGGTGCCCATACATTAAGAGTTACTGTCTTTGAAACCTTCTTGAATGAATTTATCTTTAGgtaaatgaaaatatattcCAGGATGAAATAATATTCCAACCTGTGCACCCAGCATGGTTCACGTAGCCAATACACAAAGAAAagtggagaagaaaaaagagtggAACGCAGTATGCACAAAGCAATACTGAATTTCACACTTCTTCAGCTCCCAAGTCCGGGGTAGTAGTGGCAAACTGGGTCGAAACTTTCCAAACATTACTTATTTTTTGCCATTATACTAAGTGCTAAAACGTCGCCACTTATATTGGACTAGAGGGAGTATTTGGAATCTGGAAAAATTTGAGTCCCCAAGGTCCAATGGTTTACATATATAACataaaaaatctggaaaaatttCATGTTTCAAAGGAGCATAGTCCTACAAAGTTACATAGATGTTTGTTGTAATGACCTAGACGCCGATTCAGCATTTTCCGGAAGTTATAAAAGTGAAGCATCGCAGCTACAGTTCACAGAACATAGATCGATTTTGTGGGTTGAGAGCGTATGCCGGGGTTGAGCGTAGAGGCACTTTACTTTCTGTGTTTATATATTGTTTTGAAGCATTGTTGCGTTGTGGTTTGTGAACGTGTGGCTTGGCTCTTGGTTGTGCCTGATCGCTGTTGTTTCCTTCGGTAGAGATAGATAAATGTAGTGGCTACTTCTACAGTTTAACCTATTAAATTTACTATATTCACCATAATTGGTGATGTTTGGTAAGTAATGAACCTTTAAATGAAGATGtccagctactgtatatatatgcCTTATTTACGTAATGTTGTTTTATGTAGTTATATTCCTAATGAATCAATCGTGGCCATATCATGTATATCATAGCATGTCATTTGCATTGAAGCTATGTCACCGCATCTAGCCGTGACCTTACCAGTTCAACATTGTACATTGCCATAGTATGATGAACACACTTACTTTGCTAGGTAAGAGTACAGTGGTTCATTTGCATACATATGTATTTCATGAAGATAATCTTTGTCCTGAGGTTTAAAGAAATATTGACTCGTGAGAGTTACTTGTGTCATGGGGTATATTTGTGGTGGCTATTTTAGTAGTTGAGGTTATGAATATGAATGATGTAATATTTCTttatatatgatatgttgatATGCTTTCGCGTAGTCCCTCCTTTTTGGGAGGTGCTGCTAGAGTTTTTGTAGTCTGGCTTATGGTATGTGTAGTTTTAGTAGCATTGTGAGTTAACGTGGTTCCTAGGGTGTTGCATTTGCTCTCCGGTTAATTGGTTGAAATGGAGTAACTAATGCATGGTCCATGTTGGACCTCCATTTAGTTAggcctttaagatttatttgaaattcCTCTTAAATATAATGGGCTAGGTCTATATATCTTACAGAAATATCAGTATCACTCGTAGACACATGTACATACTTTTATTACCATACACACACTCACCTAACACCTAGTGAACACTGGAGATGTGAGACTTATAGATTGATGAAATCATCACAAATACCTCGTTGTTAATGTTTGCGCTATCTACcactaaaagaaaattatatctTGGTGAGATACACGTAAAACAAACCCGAGGTTCGATTCTAGTTTGTGTCGCGTGGTCGGGTACTTGGGTCGTCACCACTTGTTAGGCTTGCTTGAGTTCGTCACAATCAACTATGAGAATCTCAAGGTCGCCTCTGCAGTAACTTCATAAGTAGTGCTCCTCCAACCATAGATGAGTCACGTTTTGAATCGCACGTTTTAAATCGTGTATAGTAAAAAACATCACTAGGAGGAGCACTTCGCAGAGCATCTAGCTAGTGACGAAGGAGAAAATAATACTACAAGGTGCAATCTCTTAGCTATTACTTGCATGCATGATATAGCCACATCAACGACAGTTTAGCTCCATTAACTCCGTTAGTTTTTCTTAATTAAGCTTCCACCACTTGATATCCTATATGGCACCACAGGTTTGAGCTGGTTTAACCTAGTTGTGCaagtgttggaattgatctcctATATGGCACTTTAGTACTACTAGCTTGGAGATTGCaagtgttggaattgatctcggacCCCTCGCTCCCTAACGTATCCCAACTGATGACCGAGAGATCAGGGGAGCCCATTTTCACGATCACCCTCTGATCGGGACACAACCAACCGATGGTTGCGGTCTCACCTCGTGCAGCGCTACATAAACCCACAGGGGAGTCCGACACCACCAAGGTTTTTCTATTCCACGCTTGGTTTTTACCTCCCCCACAAAAATGCATCCATCTGATCCTTACATGCGCTGTGAATGAGGTGAAGATCATCACCGCCGCTGCGTCATCGCCGGCTACCACTACATCGCCTACAACAATCATCTCCATCATGCCGACACTGCACCAACACGTCTACACCAACGCTCTACGTCACAAACAACTCCATCTCGATCACAAGCTTTGCCTATATCTAATGGCGCCACCGAACTTTGCTATGCAAAGATGCTTCTGTTGTTTGGGTGCTCAATTACATAAGTTTAGAGCTAACATCGGTATAAGAGCCATCCTTAGCTCAGATTGAACCTGTTGGTCATGTTTAAGTCCAATTAAGGTTCAATTATGATCGGTGGATGCCAATTAGTGGTCAATTAGCCTTAATCATGATTGGTTTAAGcatatttatgaaaaaattTGTGTTTTAAGTCTAAATTTGGCTCAACTCACGTTAATTAGGCCCTAATTGCTTCTAGTTAAAGTTTATTGATGTGACAGGctcaaaataattaatttttagCACTTTTGTTATCAATTAAGCAAGATTAGGTCCTCATCACCTCAGATTAATGAAATTGGGATTTACTTAAGCGTACATGTTAATAATTTATGTATATTAGGCACGACTTAGGGTTTTTTTATCACAATTTAAACGCTGTTTGTGCATGTATGTGTGTTTGTATGCCTTGGGTAAGGGTTTAGGTCTCAG is a genomic window of Phragmites australis chromosome 24, lpPhrAust1.1, whole genome shotgun sequence containing:
- the LOC133907785 gene encoding putative glycine-rich cell wall structural protein 1 gives rise to the protein MAGTKLVALGFIVLISIGLANAVRVARYSSADGTGTGEGGGGGYVNGGGSGSGTGTGSGDSSANGAHATAGGGGGGGGSSQYGGSGSGSGSGSGSGSSQYSQGPYSGYGGSSSAGGTGGGGGGGQAGGYSGSSGHGAGTGTGSGSSSANNDWNGSSGSANANGNGGGNGGGENGGTGDGNGGGSGYGDAKP